One segment of Neodiprion fabricii isolate iyNeoFabr1 chromosome 1, iyNeoFabr1.1, whole genome shotgun sequence DNA contains the following:
- the LOC124187025 gene encoding ectonucleotide pyrophosphatase/phosphodiesterase family member 5-like isoform X1 encodes MQPSTLLSLCIIIIIVGTENVSSVSRYEKLLVVSYDAFRYDYFNRNLTPFMNELKKENTHADYMENVFVTKTFPNHFSIATGLYEETHGVIGNQVFIPETHKVVGYSYAMFHYNEQIAPIWIVNEKASLDRHSGIMMWPGGDQKYLGVEPTFFQKFNMSVPWEDRVDLMISWFTHPTQPINLGFLYIEEPDTTGHAVGINDAAFNLVLKKLDNLTKYIYKNLNNHGLKDVNVIHLSDHGMESITKEKIIDLNNFVNSSDYTIVESSAALQIFPITGKLDIVHRQLVEAANKTGHFTVYKKEEIPDRYHFGKNPRIPPIFIVAEIGYGFNDMYKKIEYYEKAYNFTANNLSEFGLHGYDNEEPAMRPMFFAYGSIFKKNYEIQPFSNIDLFPLFCEILNLSCPPVNGTLENVRSGLNSALKIPPFQIGLAIVGVLLLLGIGIVMTVYIVRQRRDRLNAYYRILSTEPDNEYLQNRHSDFEVI; translated from the exons ATGCAGCCGTCAACCTTACTTTCGCTCTGCATAATAATCATTATTGTAGGAACCGAAAATGTCTCGTCAGTTTCGCGGTACGAAAAACTGCTAGTTGTATCCTACGATGCATTTAG gTACGACTACTTCAACAGAAATTTGACCCCCTTTATGAATGaattaaagaaagaaaatactcATGCAGATTATATGGAGAATGTTTTCGTGACCAAGACTTTTCCCAATCACTTTTCTATTGCAACAGGCCTTTATGAGGAAACTCACGGTGTAATTGGTAATCAAGTCTTCATCCCGGAAACTCATAAAGTTGTGGGATATTCTTACGCCATGTTTCATTACAACGAACAAATAGCTCCTATTTGG aTTGTCAATGAAAAAGCAAGCCTAGACAGACACAGCGGAATAATGATGTGGCCTGGGGGTGATCAAAAATATCTTGGTGTTGAACCCACATTTTTCCAG AAATTCAATATGTCTGTCCCATGGGAAGACAGAGTAGATCTAATGATATCTTGGTTTACGCATCCGACCCAACCAATAAATCTTGGTTTCTTGTATATAGAAGAACCAGACACAACTGGTCATGCAGTAGGAATTAATGACGCTGCCTTTAATTTGGTCcttaaaaaattggacaacCTTACAAAGTATATTTACAAGAATTTGAATAACCATGGTCTAAAAGATGTGAACGTCATTCACTTGAGCGATCATGGAATGGAAAGTATTACAAAGGAGAAAATTATAGATCTGAATAATTTTGTTAATAGTTCAGATTATACTATCGTGGAATCTTCAGCAGCCTTGCAAATTTTTCCTATTACTG GAAAACTGGACATAGTACATCGGCAGCTGGTAGAAGCGGCGAACAAAACTGGACATTTTACTGTTTacaagaaagaagaaattccTGATAGGTATCACTTCGGAAAGAACCCCAGAATCCCACCGATATTTATTGTGGCAGAAATTGGATATGGGTTTAATgatatgtacaaaaaaatcgaGTACTATGAGAAAGCGTACAATTTCACTG CCAACAACCTATCGGAATTTGGACTTCACGGATATGACAATGAAGAGCCAGCTATGCGACCGATGTTTTTTGCTTACGGCTCAATATTCAAAAAGAATTACGAGATTCAACCATTCAGTAATATAGACCTTTTCCCcttattttgtgaaatactAAATTTGTCATGTCCACCCGTAAACGGAACTCTAGAGAATGTGAGAAGTGGCCTAAATTCCGCATTGAAAATACCTCCATTTCAAATAGGACTAGCAA TTGTTGGAGTGTTGTTACTGCTGGGAATTGGAATCGTTATGACTGTATATATTGTTAGACAGCGAAGGGACCGATTAAACGCATATTACAG GATACTATCTACTGAACCTGATAACGAATATCTTCAAAATAGACATTCGGATTTTGAGGTAATTTAA
- the LOC124187025 gene encoding ectonucleotide pyrophosphatase/phosphodiesterase family member 5-like isoform X3, giving the protein MQPSTLLSLCIIIIIVGTENVSSVSRYDYFNRNLTPFMNELKKENTHADYMENVFVTKTFPNHFSIATGLYEETHGVIGNQVFIPETHKVVGYSYAMFHYNEQIAPIWIVNEKASLDRHSGIMMWPGGDQKYLGVEPTFFQKFNMSVPWEDRVDLMISWFTHPTQPINLGFLYIEEPDTTGHAVGINDAAFNLVLKKLDNLTKYIYKNLNNHGLKDVNVIHLSDHGMESITKEKIIDLNNFVNSSDYTIVESSAALQIFPITGKLDIVHRQLVEAANKTGHFTVYKKEEIPDRYHFGKNPRIPPIFIVAEIGYGFNDMYKKIEYYEKAYNFTANNLSEFGLHGYDNEEPAMRPMFFAYGSIFKKNYEIQPFSNIDLFPLFCEILNLSCPPVNGTLENVRSGLNSALKIPPFQIGLAIVGVLLLLGIGIVMTVYIVRQRRDRLNAYYRILSTEPDNEYLQNRHSDFEVI; this is encoded by the exons ATGCAGCCGTCAACCTTACTTTCGCTCTGCATAATAATCATTATTGTAGGAACCGAAAATGTCTCGTCAGTTTCGCG gTACGACTACTTCAACAGAAATTTGACCCCCTTTATGAATGaattaaagaaagaaaatactcATGCAGATTATATGGAGAATGTTTTCGTGACCAAGACTTTTCCCAATCACTTTTCTATTGCAACAGGCCTTTATGAGGAAACTCACGGTGTAATTGGTAATCAAGTCTTCATCCCGGAAACTCATAAAGTTGTGGGATATTCTTACGCCATGTTTCATTACAACGAACAAATAGCTCCTATTTGG aTTGTCAATGAAAAAGCAAGCCTAGACAGACACAGCGGAATAATGATGTGGCCTGGGGGTGATCAAAAATATCTTGGTGTTGAACCCACATTTTTCCAG AAATTCAATATGTCTGTCCCATGGGAAGACAGAGTAGATCTAATGATATCTTGGTTTACGCATCCGACCCAACCAATAAATCTTGGTTTCTTGTATATAGAAGAACCAGACACAACTGGTCATGCAGTAGGAATTAATGACGCTGCCTTTAATTTGGTCcttaaaaaattggacaacCTTACAAAGTATATTTACAAGAATTTGAATAACCATGGTCTAAAAGATGTGAACGTCATTCACTTGAGCGATCATGGAATGGAAAGTATTACAAAGGAGAAAATTATAGATCTGAATAATTTTGTTAATAGTTCAGATTATACTATCGTGGAATCTTCAGCAGCCTTGCAAATTTTTCCTATTACTG GAAAACTGGACATAGTACATCGGCAGCTGGTAGAAGCGGCGAACAAAACTGGACATTTTACTGTTTacaagaaagaagaaattccTGATAGGTATCACTTCGGAAAGAACCCCAGAATCCCACCGATATTTATTGTGGCAGAAATTGGATATGGGTTTAATgatatgtacaaaaaaatcgaGTACTATGAGAAAGCGTACAATTTCACTG CCAACAACCTATCGGAATTTGGACTTCACGGATATGACAATGAAGAGCCAGCTATGCGACCGATGTTTTTTGCTTACGGCTCAATATTCAAAAAGAATTACGAGATTCAACCATTCAGTAATATAGACCTTTTCCCcttattttgtgaaatactAAATTTGTCATGTCCACCCGTAAACGGAACTCTAGAGAATGTGAGAAGTGGCCTAAATTCCGCATTGAAAATACCTCCATTTCAAATAGGACTAGCAA TTGTTGGAGTGTTGTTACTGCTGGGAATTGGAATCGTTATGACTGTATATATTGTTAGACAGCGAAGGGACCGATTAAACGCATATTACAG GATACTATCTACTGAACCTGATAACGAATATCTTCAAAATAGACATTCGGATTTTGAGGTAATTTAA
- the LOC124187025 gene encoding ectonucleotide pyrophosphatase/phosphodiesterase family member 5-like isoform X2 translates to MQPSTLLSLCIIIIIVGTENVSSVSRYEKLLVVSYDAFRYDYFNRNLTPFMNELKKENTHADYMENVFVTKTFPNHFSIATGLYEETHGVIGNQVFIPETHKVVGYSYAMFHYNEQIAPIWIVNEKASLDRHSGIMMWPGGDQKYLGVEPTFFQKFNMSVPWEDRVDLMISWFTHPTQPINLGFLYIEEPDTTGHAVGINDAAFNLVLKKLDNLTKYIYKNLNNHGLKDVNVIHLSDHGMESITKEKIIDLNNFVNSSDYTIVESSAALQIFPITGKLDIVHRQLVEAANKTGHFTVYKKEEIPDRYHFGKNPRIPPIFIVAEIGYGFNDMYKKIEYYEKAYNFTANNLSEFGLHGYDNEEPAMRPMFFAYGSIFKKNYEIQPFSNIDLFPLFCEILNLSCPPVNGTLENVRSGLNSALKIPPFQIGLAIVGVLLLLGIGIVMTVYIVRQRRDRLNAYYSCQFSVPSRK, encoded by the exons ATGCAGCCGTCAACCTTACTTTCGCTCTGCATAATAATCATTATTGTAGGAACCGAAAATGTCTCGTCAGTTTCGCGGTACGAAAAACTGCTAGTTGTATCCTACGATGCATTTAG gTACGACTACTTCAACAGAAATTTGACCCCCTTTATGAATGaattaaagaaagaaaatactcATGCAGATTATATGGAGAATGTTTTCGTGACCAAGACTTTTCCCAATCACTTTTCTATTGCAACAGGCCTTTATGAGGAAACTCACGGTGTAATTGGTAATCAAGTCTTCATCCCGGAAACTCATAAAGTTGTGGGATATTCTTACGCCATGTTTCATTACAACGAACAAATAGCTCCTATTTGG aTTGTCAATGAAAAAGCAAGCCTAGACAGACACAGCGGAATAATGATGTGGCCTGGGGGTGATCAAAAATATCTTGGTGTTGAACCCACATTTTTCCAG AAATTCAATATGTCTGTCCCATGGGAAGACAGAGTAGATCTAATGATATCTTGGTTTACGCATCCGACCCAACCAATAAATCTTGGTTTCTTGTATATAGAAGAACCAGACACAACTGGTCATGCAGTAGGAATTAATGACGCTGCCTTTAATTTGGTCcttaaaaaattggacaacCTTACAAAGTATATTTACAAGAATTTGAATAACCATGGTCTAAAAGATGTGAACGTCATTCACTTGAGCGATCATGGAATGGAAAGTATTACAAAGGAGAAAATTATAGATCTGAATAATTTTGTTAATAGTTCAGATTATACTATCGTGGAATCTTCAGCAGCCTTGCAAATTTTTCCTATTACTG GAAAACTGGACATAGTACATCGGCAGCTGGTAGAAGCGGCGAACAAAACTGGACATTTTACTGTTTacaagaaagaagaaattccTGATAGGTATCACTTCGGAAAGAACCCCAGAATCCCACCGATATTTATTGTGGCAGAAATTGGATATGGGTTTAATgatatgtacaaaaaaatcgaGTACTATGAGAAAGCGTACAATTTCACTG CCAACAACCTATCGGAATTTGGACTTCACGGATATGACAATGAAGAGCCAGCTATGCGACCGATGTTTTTTGCTTACGGCTCAATATTCAAAAAGAATTACGAGATTCAACCATTCAGTAATATAGACCTTTTCCCcttattttgtgaaatactAAATTTGTCATGTCCACCCGTAAACGGAACTCTAGAGAATGTGAGAAGTGGCCTAAATTCCGCATTGAAAATACCTCCATTTCAAATAGGACTAGCAA TTGTTGGAGTGTTGTTACTGCTGGGAATTGGAATCGTTATGACTGTATATATTGTTAGACAGCGAAGGGACCGATTAAACGCATATTACAG TTGCCAATTCAGTGTACCATCACGAAAATAA
- the LOC124187140 gene encoding uncharacterized protein LOC124187140 isoform X1 has translation MGNCLGRCFATVTDPSTYRSYRRHSSMCFQEDERTEFCQQSDRDERMMSCERRKNLLSFLSLKRFKKRRGVPISLELAEDGGWPMGGSKYVRLNSRSTASVSSGLDVSLQTLDARNLMKHGYVPTPASSLDLEWEHEGLPISPRSDINADNTDNSLSFPSVNNSQPSSLTASPWSRVSTPNSLEWDPVEADMVCVDVETEQLLTEIERLTDRALKETGDWTSSS, from the exons ATGGGGAACTGCCTCGGCCGTTGTTTTGCCACTGTCACCGATCCGTCGACGTACAG ATCATATCGCCGACATTCGAGCATGTGCTTTCAAGAGGACGAACGTACAGAG TTCTGTCAACAGAGCGATCGGGACGAGCGTATGATGTCTTGTGAGAGACGGAAAAA TTTGTTATCGTTTCTTTCATTGAAACGTTTCAAG AAGAGGCGCGGTGTCCCGATTTCTTTGGAACTTGCCGAGGACGGTGGGTGGCCCATGGGCGGTAGCAAGTATGTTAGGTTGAACTCCAGAAGTACCGCATCAGTCAG TTCTGGCTTGGATGTATCACTTCAAACTTTGGATGCTAGAAATTTGATGAAACACGGCTACGTGCCAACTCCTGCTTCATCCTTAGACCTTGAATGGGAGCATGAAG GTTTGCCAATATCTCCACGAAGCGATATCAATGCAGACAATACAGATAACTCTCTTTCCTTTCCGTCTGTAAACAACAGTCAACCTTCTAGTCTGACTGCTTCACCTTGGTCCAGAGTATCGACGCCAAACAGCTTGGAATGGGATCCAGTGGAAGCAGATATGGTGTGTGTAGACGTAGAGACTGAGCAATTGCTAACAGAGATTGAGAGACTGACAGATCGGGCACTAAAAGAGACTGGTGACTGGACTAGTAGTAGCTGA
- the LOC124187140 gene encoding uncharacterized protein LOC124187140 isoform X2, translated as MCFQEDERTEFCQQSDRDERMMSCERRKNLLSFLSLKRFKKRRGVPISLELAEDGGWPMGGSKYVRLNSRSTASVSSGLDVSLQTLDARNLMKHGYVPTPASSLDLEWEHEGLPISPRSDINADNTDNSLSFPSVNNSQPSSLTASPWSRVSTPNSLEWDPVEADMVCVDVETEQLLTEIERLTDRALKETGDWTSSS; from the exons ATGTGCTTTCAAGAGGACGAACGTACAGAG TTCTGTCAACAGAGCGATCGGGACGAGCGTATGATGTCTTGTGAGAGACGGAAAAA TTTGTTATCGTTTCTTTCATTGAAACGTTTCAAG AAGAGGCGCGGTGTCCCGATTTCTTTGGAACTTGCCGAGGACGGTGGGTGGCCCATGGGCGGTAGCAAGTATGTTAGGTTGAACTCCAGAAGTACCGCATCAGTCAG TTCTGGCTTGGATGTATCACTTCAAACTTTGGATGCTAGAAATTTGATGAAACACGGCTACGTGCCAACTCCTGCTTCATCCTTAGACCTTGAATGGGAGCATGAAG GTTTGCCAATATCTCCACGAAGCGATATCAATGCAGACAATACAGATAACTCTCTTTCCTTTCCGTCTGTAAACAACAGTCAACCTTCTAGTCTGACTGCTTCACCTTGGTCCAGAGTATCGACGCCAAACAGCTTGGAATGGGATCCAGTGGAAGCAGATATGGTGTGTGTAGACGTAGAGACTGAGCAATTGCTAACAGAGATTGAGAGACTGACAGATCGGGCACTAAAAGAGACTGGTGACTGGACTAGTAGTAGCTGA
- the LOC124187154 gene encoding EEF1A lysine methyltransferase 1: MSDSDDEMPQLSSASLAALQEFYKEKEAQENMLKSIHGENESTHITFDENWQLSQFWYDDETVNSFVKGVIHSTEKTGKIALISCPTLYNKMKKDSDGRQVTLFEYDQRFAVFGSDFIPYDYKSPLEIPRELAGDFDLVLADPPFLSEECLTKTAVTIKFLSKKNIVLCTGAIMSELASRLLGVKKCSFEPRHKNNLANEFWCYSNFDFDKALQ, encoded by the exons ATGTCAGATAGCGACGACGAGATGCCGCAGTTATCGTCGGCCTCGCTTGCCGCTCTTCAAGAGTTCTacaaagagaaagaagcgCAAGAAAATATGTTGAAGAGTATTCACGGTGAAAATGAATCAACgcacatcacgtttgatgaaaattgg CAACTCAGTCAATTTTGGTACGACGACGAGACGGTCAATAGTTTTGTTAAAGGCGTCATTCATTCAACTGAAAAAACCGGAAAAATTGCCCTCATCTCTTGTCCGACGCTTTAtaacaaaatgaagaaagattCCGACGGCAGACAAG tTACATTGTTCGAGTACGATCAGCGATTCGCTGTTTTCGGCTCAGATTTTATTCCGTACGACTATAAATCTCCTTTAGAAATTCCCAGAGAATTGGCAGGTGACTTTGATCTCGTGCTTGCGGATCCACCCTTTCTTTCGGAAGAATGTCTAACAAAAACGGCGGTAACGATCAAGTTCTTATCTAAGAAAAATATCGTACTCTGCACAG GTGCAATAATGAGCGAATTAGCATCAAGACTTTTGGGCGTAAAAAAATGCAGTTTCGAACCGCGCCACAAGAATAATCTAGCGAATGAATTTTGGTGCTATTCAAACTTTGATTTTGACAAGGCGTTACAATAA